The following are encoded in a window of Ricinus communis isolate WT05 ecotype wild-type chromosome 4, ASM1957865v1, whole genome shotgun sequence genomic DNA:
- the LOC8286225 gene encoding YTH domain-containing protein ECT3 isoform X1 has product MAAALFQQNSQRPLEEMMKNLKVEDASVQLIHSSLVGGSKDGSTSDATSCISSAGDASVSVKESDVDNDSFTTGQSLPSACYGYIYPGCDGTFGGLEEQPYYVAGDGMDLLNYPVMQADNGSLIYLMPGIQPGYNHYDHFVPVTLYGVDGHVSQPYPLSAVASPGYIQTPVLVQSPYLYESPALFGDGAYGNCYGGMLEIPVSKCTFSSSNHTHVPPPETLSSGSLDASSGHHMNNQIKASCKSDGQLGGYYPSGRFPSYGQEKGGVLYTNSPDKTNARVWSNNEKPKARSKINNTSDLNLLNEQNYGLRTTNTKGSFIVGGNSVGSLATDGNGNSNSLTSVTRRDQYNLPDFPTKYDHAFFFVIKSYSEDDIHKSIKYNVWASTPNGNKRLDTAYRDAQKKFAETGSNCPVFLFFSVNASGQFCGVAEMIGGVDFNNKMDFWQQDKWNGFFPVKWHIIKDVPNPQLRHIILENNENKPVTNSRDTQEVRVPQGIEMLNIFKNYVSKTSILDDFEFYESRQKVMLEKRLRSVVPHLEHKEKADELNVEAAKAGGYAGV; this is encoded by the exons ATGGCTGCTGCTCTCTTTCAACAAAACTCTCAACGAc CACTTGAAGAAATGATGAAGAATCTTAAAGTTGAAGATGCTTCTGTGCAACTCATACATTCTAGTTTG gTTGGTGGTTCAAAGGATGGAAGCACATCAGATGCAACATCATGTATATCATCAGCAGGAGATGCATCTGTTAGTGTTAAAGAAAGTGATGTGGATAATGACTCTTTCACAACTGGTCAAAGCTTACCAAGTGCCTGCTATGGATATATATATCCAG GTTGTGATGGTACTTTTGGAGGGCTGGAGGAACAACCTTATTATGTAGCTGGTGATGGAATGGACCTTCTTAACTATCCT GTTATGCAAGCAGATAATGGATCTTTGATCTACTTAATGCCAGGAATTCAACCAGGCTATAACCATTACGATCATTTTGTACCAGTAACCTTGTATGGTGTTGATGGACATGTTAGTCAACCATATCCACTAAGCGCCGTTGCCTCCCCTGGATATATTCAAACTCCTGTTCTAGTGCAATCACCCTACCTCTATGAATCGCCTGCTCTTTTTGGGGATGGAGCATATGGAAATTGCTATGGTGGAATGCTGGAAATTCCTGTCTCTAAGTGTACCTTTTCTTCTAGCAATCATACCCATGTACCTCCCCCAGAAACTCTCTCTAGTGGATCACTGGATGCCTCATCTGGCCATCACATGAACAACCAgataaaagcatcatgcaag TCTGATGGACAGCTTGGAGGGTATTATCCTTCTGGGAGATTTCCATCATATGGTCAAGAAAAAGGTGGAGTGCTGTATACAAATAGCCCTGATAAAACAAATGCGAGGGTTTGGAGCAACAATGAAAAGCCTAAAGCAagaagcaaaataaataacactAGCGATCTTAATTTGCTCAATGAACAAAATTATGGCCTTAGGacaacaaatacaaaaggttCTTTCATAGTTGGAGGTAACTCTGTTGGATCTTTGGCTACTGATGGGAACGGAAACAGTAACAGCCTAACTTCTGTAACTAGGAGGGATCAATATAACCTTCCTGATTTTCCAACCAAATATGATCatgcatttttctttgttataaAATCTTACAGTGAAGATGACATTCATAAGAGCATCAAGTACAACGTATGGGCCAGTACCCCTAATGGAAATAAGAGACTGGATACTGCATATCGAGATGCACAGAAAAAATTCGCAGAAACAGGCAGCAATTGTCctgtgtttcttttcttttcg GTAAATGCAAGTGGCCAATTCTGTGGGGTAGCAGAGATGATTGGCGGAGTGGACTTCAACAACAAGATGGATTTCTGGCAACAAGACAAGTGGAATGGTTTTTTCCCAGTCAAGTGGCACATTATTAAAGATGTTCCAAACCCTCAATTACGACACATAATACTTGAGAACAATGAGAACAAGCCTGTAACTAACAGTAGAGACACACAGGAg GTCAGAGTTCCCCAGGGTATTGAAATGTTAAACATTTTCAAGAACTATGTTTCTAAAACATCTATATTGGatgattttgaattttatgaaAGCCGTCAAAAAGTCATGCTAGAGAAAAGACTCAGATCGGTGGTGCCCCATTTGGAGCATAAAGAG AAAGCAGATGAACTAAATGTGGAAGCAGCTAAAGCTGGTGGCTATGCAGGAGTGTGA
- the LOC8286225 gene encoding YTH domain-containing protein ECT4 isoform X2, producing MDLLNYPVMQADNGSLIYLMPGIQPGYNHYDHFVPVTLYGVDGHVSQPYPLSAVASPGYIQTPVLVQSPYLYESPALFGDGAYGNCYGGMLEIPVSKCTFSSSNHTHVPPPETLSSGSLDASSGHHMNNQIKASCKSDGQLGGYYPSGRFPSYGQEKGGVLYTNSPDKTNARVWSNNEKPKARSKINNTSDLNLLNEQNYGLRTTNTKGSFIVGGNSVGSLATDGNGNSNSLTSVTRRDQYNLPDFPTKYDHAFFFVIKSYSEDDIHKSIKYNVWASTPNGNKRLDTAYRDAQKKFAETGSNCPVFLFFSVNASGQFCGVAEMIGGVDFNNKMDFWQQDKWNGFFPVKWHIIKDVPNPQLRHIILENNENKPVTNSRDTQEVRVPQGIEMLNIFKNYVSKTSILDDFEFYESRQKVMLEKRLRSVVPHLEHKEKADELNVEAAKAGGYAGV from the exons ATGGACCTTCTTAACTATCCT GTTATGCAAGCAGATAATGGATCTTTGATCTACTTAATGCCAGGAATTCAACCAGGCTATAACCATTACGATCATTTTGTACCAGTAACCTTGTATGGTGTTGATGGACATGTTAGTCAACCATATCCACTAAGCGCCGTTGCCTCCCCTGGATATATTCAAACTCCTGTTCTAGTGCAATCACCCTACCTCTATGAATCGCCTGCTCTTTTTGGGGATGGAGCATATGGAAATTGCTATGGTGGAATGCTGGAAATTCCTGTCTCTAAGTGTACCTTTTCTTCTAGCAATCATACCCATGTACCTCCCCCAGAAACTCTCTCTAGTGGATCACTGGATGCCTCATCTGGCCATCACATGAACAACCAgataaaagcatcatgcaag TCTGATGGACAGCTTGGAGGGTATTATCCTTCTGGGAGATTTCCATCATATGGTCAAGAAAAAGGTGGAGTGCTGTATACAAATAGCCCTGATAAAACAAATGCGAGGGTTTGGAGCAACAATGAAAAGCCTAAAGCAagaagcaaaataaataacactAGCGATCTTAATTTGCTCAATGAACAAAATTATGGCCTTAGGacaacaaatacaaaaggttCTTTCATAGTTGGAGGTAACTCTGTTGGATCTTTGGCTACTGATGGGAACGGAAACAGTAACAGCCTAACTTCTGTAACTAGGAGGGATCAATATAACCTTCCTGATTTTCCAACCAAATATGATCatgcatttttctttgttataaAATCTTACAGTGAAGATGACATTCATAAGAGCATCAAGTACAACGTATGGGCCAGTACCCCTAATGGAAATAAGAGACTGGATACTGCATATCGAGATGCACAGAAAAAATTCGCAGAAACAGGCAGCAATTGTCctgtgtttcttttcttttcg GTAAATGCAAGTGGCCAATTCTGTGGGGTAGCAGAGATGATTGGCGGAGTGGACTTCAACAACAAGATGGATTTCTGGCAACAAGACAAGTGGAATGGTTTTTTCCCAGTCAAGTGGCACATTATTAAAGATGTTCCAAACCCTCAATTACGACACATAATACTTGAGAACAATGAGAACAAGCCTGTAACTAACAGTAGAGACACACAGGAg GTCAGAGTTCCCCAGGGTATTGAAATGTTAAACATTTTCAAGAACTATGTTTCTAAAACATCTATATTGGatgattttgaattttatgaaAGCCGTCAAAAAGTCATGCTAGAGAAAAGACTCAGATCGGTGGTGCCCCATTTGGAGCATAAAGAG AAAGCAGATGAACTAAATGTGGAAGCAGCTAAAGCTGGTGGCTATGCAGGAGTGTGA